The following are encoded together in the Candidatus Methylarchaceae archaeon HK02M2 genome:
- a CDS encoding DUF3795 domain-containing protein: MTIKDIGCCGAYCKTCMEQQKEKYPNERTCRSCKLGYESGERDLSKAKCKIKVCCFKERGLETCADCPYYPCEILGEFWSKSGWKYKQYRKQLEFIRQNGYEVFLKRANKWIGPYGKLENALI; the protein is encoded by the coding sequence ATGACGATTAAAGACATTGGGTGTTGCGGTGCATATTGCAAGACATGTATGGAACAGCAAAAGGAGAAATATCCCAATGAGAGGACTTGTCGTAGTTGCAAGTTAGGGTATGAATCAGGTGAGAGGGACTTAAGTAAGGCTAAATGTAAAATTAAAGTCTGCTGTTTCAAGGAAAGAGGATTAGAGACTTGTGCTGATTGTCCATATTATCCTTGTGAAATTCTAGGAGAGTTTTGGAGCAAGTCAGGATGGAAATACAAGCAATATAGAAAACAGCTCGAATTTATCAGACAAAATGGGTATGAAGTGTTTTTGAAGAGAGCAAATAAATGGATTGGCCCATATGGAAAGCTGGAAAATGCATTGATATAG
- the thpR gene encoding RNA 2',3'-cyclic phosphodiesterase: MRTFLALDVEDKRTIKLIEEVQNKLKQTDADIKLVAPNNLHFTVKFFGEIDVTLATKIIKLLSDIKLEPLHIVYKGMGVFPSPRRISVIWVGVEKNYSVHLRNIVNAVEERLKDIIQSNRRGFQPHLTISRVKSGKNKDKLLALINEYENQDFGEETIMTLKLKKSILTPKGPIYSDIHKFYFGVE, encoded by the coding sequence ATGAGGACTTTTCTTGCATTAGATGTAGAGGATAAAAGGACCATTAAGTTGATCGAAGAAGTTCAAAATAAGCTTAAACAGACAGATGCAGACATCAAGCTTGTGGCGCCAAACAACCTACATTTTACTGTAAAGTTCTTCGGAGAGATAGATGTAACTTTAGCAACAAAAATTATTAAATTATTGAGTGATATCAAACTTGAACCTTTACATATAGTCTATAAAGGGATGGGGGTCTTTCCAAGTCCACGTAGAATCTCCGTGATTTGGGTTGGTGTAGAGAAGAATTACAGTGTTCATTTAAGAAATATAGTGAATGCCGTCGAAGAGAGGTTGAAAGATATTATACAAAGTAATAGAAGAGGCTTCCAACCACATTTAACAATCTCTAGAGTAAAGAGTGGAAAGAACAAAGATAAATTACTAGCTTTGATAAATGAGTATGAGAACCAAGATTTTGGCGAAGAAACAATAATGACCCTAAAGCTCAAAAAGAGTATTTTGACTCCAAAAGGTCCTATATACAGTGATATTCACAAATTCTATTTTGGGGTGGAATAA
- the cca gene encoding CCA tRNA nucleotidyltransferase — translation MSKVLSNALKIVEPAEEEVNHVKSIANRAFKRVSKVASKSKYKPDVVFGGSYAKGTWLKGEADIDIFVRFPESLNKADLKKYGLDVALESMKDYAPILRYAEHPYVEAYIEDVGVNVVPCYDVKKWEWKSAADRSPYHTTFMIKELKDQLVREVRLLKKFMKGVGVYGAEISTQGFSGYVCEVLLLKYGSFISTIKSVSRWREREVISLEKINKDIQKRFQKASVIILDPIDLRRNLGTAVSLKKLAEFILASRTFLEKPSLRYFVDEKDRLEKIEKSELMRNLVTLKFKHNKRSVDVLWGQLKKSLSYIRKQLDLYDFKVLRATCITDGNMESAFIFLMENLEQPEIENKKGPEVFRYQESKKFIAKNLKKSKLIWLGDDTRVYALMDRRFKDIYQLFIFLLSVKKGMGIASGLKDDIVATYKIYLGDENTKLLSISWIKKELIRLLSSDRLLTMK, via the coding sequence TTGAGTAAGGTTTTATCTAATGCCTTGAAGATTGTAGAACCAGCAGAGGAAGAGGTTAATCATGTTAAATCCATAGCAAATAGAGCTTTTAAAAGAGTTTCAAAAGTGGCCTCAAAGAGTAAATATAAACCAGATGTAGTGTTTGGTGGGTCATATGCAAAAGGCACTTGGCTAAAGGGAGAGGCAGATATAGATATCTTTGTAAGATTTCCAGAAAGTTTAAACAAAGCAGACCTGAAAAAGTATGGTTTAGATGTTGCATTAGAATCAATGAAAGACTATGCGCCGATATTAAGATATGCTGAGCATCCATATGTAGAGGCTTATATCGAAGATGTTGGTGTTAATGTTGTTCCCTGTTATGACGTAAAGAAGTGGGAATGGAAAAGTGCAGCAGATAGGTCGCCATACCATACAACATTCATGATTAAAGAATTGAAAGATCAACTTGTAAGAGAGGTTAGATTACTTAAAAAATTTATGAAAGGAGTAGGAGTGTATGGCGCAGAAATATCTACACAGGGCTTCAGCGGATATGTTTGTGAAGTCTTACTATTAAAATATGGATCTTTTATTTCCACAATAAAGTCTGTATCAAGATGGAGGGAGAGAGAAGTTATAAGTTTAGAAAAAATAAATAAAGATATTCAGAAAAGATTCCAAAAAGCTAGTGTGATAATACTTGATCCTATAGATTTAAGGAGAAACCTTGGAACTGCAGTTTCACTAAAAAAACTAGCCGAGTTTATCTTAGCCTCAAGAACATTCTTAGAGAAGCCTAGTCTAAGATATTTTGTAGATGAAAAAGATCGTTTAGAGAAAATAGAGAAGAGCGAATTGATGAGAAACCTTGTGACGTTAAAATTCAAACATAATAAAAGAAGCGTAGACGTTCTTTGGGGTCAGTTAAAGAAAAGCCTCAGTTATATTCGAAAGCAATTAGATCTTTACGATTTCAAAGTCCTAAGGGCTACCTGTATTACAGATGGGAATATGGAAAGTGCCTTTATATTCTTGATGGAGAATCTTGAGCAACCTGAAATAGAAAATAAAAAGGGTCCGGAAGTCTTTAGATATCAAGAATCAAAGAAATTCATCGCTAAAAATCTAAAAAAATCGAAATTAATCTGGCTAGGCGATGATACTAGGGTGTATGCTTTGATGGATCGGAGGTTTAAAGACATATATCAGTTGTTTATTTTTTTACTCAGCGTAAAAAAAGGCATGGGTATAGCATCAGGTCTTAAAGATGATATAGTAGCTACTTACAAGATTTATCTTGGAGATGAAAATACCAAGCTTTTATCTATTTCATGGATTAAAAAAGAGTTGATAAGATTATTGAGTTCAGATAGATTGTTAACTATGAAATAA